The Streptomyces sp. 135 sequence CCGCGCTCGGCCGAGGGGCGGACGTCCGCGGCGTACGCGACCGGATCCGCCGCGTGGTGCTGAGCAGGGGAGCGGGCAAGGACGGCCTGGTGATGGGCGAGTAGCGGGGCCCTACTCGACGGCGTCCCGCTCCGCCTTCGCCAGCTCCGACTTGCGGTAGGAGTAGCCGAAGTACACGACGAGACCGAGGCCGAACCACACGGCGAACCGCGCCCAGGTCTGCCACTGGAGGAACGTGATCAGCCAGAGCGAGAAGACGACGCCGATCGCGGGCACGAACGGCATGCCGGGGCAGCGGAAGGTGCGCGGCAGGTCGGGGCGCTTGTAGCGCAGCACGATCACCGCGACGCACACCACGACGAAGGCCAGCAGGATGCCGATGTTGGTGAGTTCGGCCGCCTCGCCGATCGGCAGGAACCCGGCGATGGCGGCTGACGCGATGCCGACGATCCACGTCACGCGCGTCGGCACGTGGCGGGTCTCGTGCGTCTTCGCGAACCACTTGGGAAGGAGGCCGTCCCGGCTCATCGAGAACCACACGCGCGTGCAGCCGAGCATGAACGTGAACATCACCGTGAGGATGCCGATGATCGCGCCGACCGCGATGATGTCGGCGAGACCGCCGAGCCCCACCGACTTGAAGGCCGTGGAGAACCCGCTCTCCGGATCGACCTCCGTGTAGCTCTGCATGCCGGTCAGGACCAGGCAGGCGAGCACGTACAGCACCATCGAGATGGTGAGGGAGTAGAGGATCGCCTTCGGCATGTGCCGCTGCGCGTCCTTGGACTCCTCGGCGGCCGTGCTCATGGCGTCGTATCCGAAGACGGCGAAGAACACGGTCGCGGCCCCCGTGAACGCGCCGCTGACCCCGTAGGGGAAGAACGGGTCGTAGTTGCCGGTGTCGATGTGGAAGAAGCCGACCGCGATCACCACCAGCACCACGAGCACCTTCAGCACGACCACGACCATCTCGAAGCGCGCGGCGTTCTTGATGCCGAGGGTGAGCAGGTACGCGATGAACAGGCACAGCACGGCGGCGAAGAGGTCGACCTTGTGGCCGTCGCCGGTGCCGGGCGCCCCCATCATCCACGCCGGCAGCTCCGCGCCCATCTCCTCGACGAGGAAGCCGAAGTACCCGGAGATGCCGATCGCGACGACCGCGACGATCGCCGTGTACTCCAGGAGCAGGTCCCAGCCGATGAACCAGCCGGTCAGCTCGCCGAGCACCACATAGCCGTACGTGTACGCGGAACCGGCCTTCGGGATCATGCCCGCGAACTCGGCGTACGAGAACGCGGCGGCCGCGCTCGCGACGCCCGCGATCAGGAAGGAGATCAGCACCGCGGGCCCCGCCGTGCCGTTCGCCACGGCTCCCGCGAGGCTGAAGATGCCGGCGCCGATGATGCCGCCGACGCCGATGGCGGTGAGCTGCCAGAGACCGAGGGAACGCGACAGGCCCCCGCCCGCCTCCGTCTCCTCGATGTGCTCGATGGGCTTGCGGCGCAGCACGCCCTGCCCCGTACGGAGTCCCGCCATGAGCTCCACCTCTTCGCAGAAGCCGATCGGCTGATGGCGGATCATGATGGCCCAGCGGGCGCGGGGACGGAAGACGCCACACCTCTTGTGCCCGAGGCGTTCATCCGGAGCGGGACCGGTCAGGGCACCACGGTGACCGGCCAACGGCCCGCCTTCACCAGCCGCACGGCGACCGAGCCGACGATGCGGTGGCCCGCCTGCTCGGAGGCGCCGACGACCACGGCGTCGGCCTTCAGCTCGTCGGCGGCGGTGACGAGGCCGCTGTAGGGATCGCCACGGAAGGTGTGGAACTCCCATCTGACGTCGAATATGTCCTTCACCCGCTCGGCCGCGGCCCTGATCTCCGTGATGAGCCCCTCGGCGATCTCCTCCGTGGTGTCGGCCACCGGCACGCCGAGCGCGGCGCCCGCCGCGAGGACCGGCTGGATGTAGACGACGGCGAGCAGGGCCCGCTGGCGCCGGGCGAGGCCGGCGGCGTATGCCGCGGCCCGCAGCGACGAGTCGGAGCCGTCGACTCCGGCGACGATCACCTTGGGCCCGTCGGTGCCGCGTTCGAATTGGTGGGACTGGTCTTCGCTCACGCCGAGAGGTTAACGGAGGCACACCGACCGCTGGTGGGCAGGCGCTCCGCACGGCGCGAGGACCGGACGCGACGCCCCGCCGGGACCTCGCCGCCCTCGGCGGCGAACCGGCCGCAGCCTGCTCGGAGTTGACCGACCCACCGGCCCGCCGCGTCTGATCGGGTGCTTTCGGGGGCCGCCCCGGTGTTGTTGTCCCGCGCGGGCCTTCGGCCGTGCGACGGATTAGTCATGAAAGACGATCAGCTGACTCCAGGGCGCCGGCTGGTGCTCCGCGCCGCCGCGGCACTCGGCCTCACCGCGACCGCCTGCGCGGGCGCGGACCCCACGGCCGCCCTGGGCCCCACCGCGCCCAGCGGCGCCGCCGCCGCGGGCCCACCGGCCGCCCGCCCCTCAAGCCCTCCGCGTACCGCCTCCAGCCCATGGCCGGCCACGGCCCCCCGCGTGCCGTGCGCGCCCTGCCGCGCGTCCGCAAGGCCCCGATCCTGCGCCTGGACCTGCACGACCGCTCGATGGTGCTGACCTTCGACGACGGACCCGACCCCCGCTACACCCCGGCCATCCTGCGGATCCTGCGCCAGTACGGCGTCCGCGCCATGTTCTTCGTGTGCGGGGAGATGGCCGCCGACCACCAGGACCTGCTCCGCGAAATGGCCGACGACGGGCACGTGATCGGCAACCACACCTGGAACCACCCGCTGCTGCCCAAGCTCAGCCGGGCCGCCATGCGCCGGCAGATGGAGAGCACCTGTGACGTCATCGAGCACGTGACCGGCGAAGCCCCCGCGTGGTTCCGGGCCCCCTACGGCGCGTGGAACCGCAACGCCTTCCAGCTGGGCGCCGAGTACGGCATGGAACCGCTCGCCTGGACCGTCGACACCCTCGACTGGACCGAGCCGGGCGCGAGGGCCATCGTGCGCCGCGTGCACGCGGGCGCGGCTCCCGGTGTCGTCGTGCTCTCGCACGACGCGGGCGGCGACCGCTCGGGCACCGTCGCCGCGCTGCGCACCTACCTCCCCGACCTGCTCGCGTCGGGCTACCGCCTCACGGTGCCGAACCGCTACGCGATGTGACGCCCCGTCCATCCATCCGTCTACCCCTCCGTCCGCCCGCCCGGTCCGCGTGCCGGCGCCCTGTCAGGGCGGTGTCAGCGCACCGCGGTCAGGCGGGCGAAGACCACGACGTTCCCGTCGTATCCGGACTGCTCGGAGAAACCGCCGCCGCAGGTGATGACCCGCAATTCGGGAGTTCCGCTGTTCCCGTAGACGCGCTTTCCCGGGAAGTCGTCCTTCGCGAACACCTCGATGCCGTAGATCTCGAAAATCGCGGTCTTCTTGTCCTTGCGCCTGACCTCGACGTGGTTTCCCTTCTTCAGGGAACCGAGGCCGTAGAAGACGGCGGGGCCCTGCTGGTTGTCCACATGGCCGACGACCACCGCCGTGCCCTTCTCACCCGGCGAGACGGCCCCCGTGAACCAGCCCGCCAGGTTCGGGTCCTCGGGCGGCGGCGCGTCCACCCAGCCCTCGGCGTCCAGGCCCACCGGGATGACCGGGGCGTCCACCTGGATGCCCTTGATGCGGATGCGCTCGGCGGGCGAGAAGATCAGCGGTGCCGGGGCGTCGGGGCCCGCCTCGGGCGTGTGATCGGCCGCCGCGGCGGAAGCGGGCTGCGGCGGGCCCACGTCGAATTCTCCCGAGCCGTTGCGGATCAGCGCGAGGCCGGTCAGCAGGACAAGCGCCATCACACCCCACGGGGCGCGCTTCTTCTGCTTTTCGTCCTCCTGGGCATCCTGAAAGTCGAAATCGTCGGCCGGATGGGACGAAGGCATTCTCTATCCCCTCTCAACGCGGCGGGCGCGCCGCGTCCGTAGCGCGTACGAGAACGCTAAGCGCGGGGCGAGCGGGGTGCGAAAGGGCGGGAGCGAACGGGTGGCGGCCCCGGTCGGGTGCGCCATCCGGGTCGGCCCCCGGCAGGAAATTTCTGACGGTCCGTGACCTGCGGTGATGCCCGCCGACGCGGACACGTCCCGGCGTGTCGTCTCACCAGGACGGCCGATTCCCGAAATGCGGGCCCGCCTGCCGCATCTGAGGGTCTGTCTGGGAGGCGCTCTCACCGATCGACCGGGGACGGTACCCCCGGGGCGCCTTTCGCGGAGGATTGCCATGCGTACTTCTCGTATGCGTACCACTCGTGCCCTCGCGGTCGCCGCCGCGGCAGGCGCGGTCGTCGGGCTCGCCGCCCCGACCGCTTCCGCGTGGGCCGACCCGACCAACATCGTGGCGATGCCGAGCGTGATCCCGCGGGGCGGGCACCTGACCGTCACGGTCGACGGATCGTCGTGCCAGCACGGCGGCAAGATCACCTCGCCCGCCTTCTCGGACGCGCACCTGCACGCCATCCACGGCGGCACCACGTCGAGCGCCACCGCCGTCATCCACAAGCACGTCACTCCGGGCGCGTACGACATCACGGCCCACTGCGGCGGCAAGACGCTCATGCGCCCGGCCGCTTTCACCGTCATCCACGGAGGTGTGCGCGGTGGCTTCGGCGGCACCTCGCAGTCGGGGGCGAGCGGTACCGACATCGCGATCGGTGGCGCGCTGGTGGCCGCGGCCGTCGTCGGCGGCGGGGTGTTCTGGATGCGCCGCCGGTCCGAGAACCGGGCCTGAGACGGCGGGCGGCCCGGCGCGCCCCCCTTCCGCGCCGCGGCCCGCCCGTGACACCGCTTCGCCCCCGGGACTCGGAAGACGTCCCAGGGGCGAAGCGGTGTCAGGCGAAGCGGGTCAGGAGTTGCTCTCGCCGGTGCGGCGGCGGGCCTTGTAGTACGCGGTGCCGACGGCACCCAGGATCAGGGCGCCGCCGAGGGCGATCTCGTGCAGGTCGAGTCCGCCGAAGCTGCCGCCGACACCGGCCTTGACACCCTTGTGGACGGGGTTCTGCTGGTTCGGGTTCCGCTGGTCCGGGTTCTGGTGACCGTTGTTGTCGGGACGGCCGGTGGCGATGGTGAGGTCCGTCTTGCCGATCTCGCCCTTGCAGTCGAACGTCACCTCGTACATCGCCCCCGGCTTCGCGTCCCAGAACACATGGGCCGTGGTGGAGGTCTGGCCCTTGGGGATGTGGGCGTCGTCGAAGATCCCGGAGGTGACCTTGGTGTCGCCCTCGCAGCCGTCGACGCTGAGGGTGACCTGTCCGCCCGCGGCGATCGTCGAGGGGGTCACGCGGAAGCCGAACGAGGTGATGTTGTTGTTGTTCTCGTCGCCCGTGACGGCCGCCGACGCGGGTGGGATCGTCAGGGTCAGGACGGTGGCGGTGAGCAGAGCGGCGGAAGCGACGCGTATCGCGTGCATGGGTGGATCCTCCGGGTCTCCGAGGAGCAGCCGCGGACCTTCTTCCGCTGACGCCTGAAATGCACCTCGATGCCGGAAACGCTAGGTATGCTCCCGCACGGCCGCGATCGGTGTCGTGCGAACGGGGCAACCTGGTACGCCGATCGGGCGAACGGCCCGGCGTGGCGCACCGGTCGGGTCCGGCGCGTATGGGAACGGGCAGAATCCAGAGTTCAAGGCCATACGTGGGGCTCGCCGCGCCACTCGACGAGGCACGGGTCGTCGAGCGCGAGGTCGGCCTCGCCGAGCCCGGCGCGCCGCAGGAACTCCTCCAGGTCGCGGTCGCCGTGGGCGACGCCCACGTCCTGTCCGCGCACGGTGACCCGCCGCCCGCCGTCGGCGGCGGGCGGATGGACGACGATCGGTGTCTGCCAGGCCATGGCACCAGAATGCGCCGGACCGACGCGCGGCGCAGCACGGTTCACGGCCATCACGGGCCGGGACAGGCCTGCGCGCCGCCCGCCCCGCCTTGCCGTGGCACGGACACGTCCCACCTCAACAACGCCCCCTCAGTCGTGAGTTGGCCCGGGCGGCTGGGCCGCCCACTGCGGCGTCCAGATCCCGTCATCGGGGTGGCCGGGGTAGGCGGCGGTGAGGTGGTCACGCAGCGCGATGAGCGCCGGGTGGGGGTTGTCGGTGCGCCAGATCAGCGAGTGCGGGTAGACCGGGGTCGGGTCGCGCAGAGGGATTCGCCGCAGGTCGTGGCCGGCGGGCCAGACCAGCGGGGTCTGCTCGCTGACGAAGGTCGCCAGCGTCGAGGAGGCCGCGATCGTGTCGAGGAGGGCTTCGATGCCGAAGTCGGGGCCGACCGCGTCGACGGTGAAACCGAACGAGGCGGCGAGGTCGTCGTAGTAGGCGGCCCACTCGGTGCCGGGCAGGTTGCCGGGCATCCAGATCCGGCGCCCGGCGAGCTGCGCGGGCGAGATCGAGGGGGCCGTGGCGAACTCGTGGTCCGGTCCGGTGAACAGGTACAACGGCTCGTCGAAGACCGCGGCGGCCGCCACCCCTTCGGGAAGCGGCCGCCCCGGCATGGTCACGGCGCGGAAGGTCGCGTCGATCGTCCCGGACCGTACGGCGGCGATGGCCGTGGCGGAGTCGAACAGGGTCACGACGTCGAGCTCGGTCTCGGGGTACGCGCGATGGAAGTCGCGCAGCAGCCCCGCCACCGAGACCCGGCGGCCGATCACGTCGACCCGCAGCGCCCGACGCCCCGGCCGTACGGAAGCGGCGGCCCGCTCCTCGGCCTGGAGGAGCGCGCGGGCGTACGGCAGGAAAGCCTGCCCGTCGATGGTGAGCCGGGCGCCACGGGCCGTCCGGCTGAACAGCCGCACGCCGAGGTCCTTCTCCAGCGCGGCGATGCGCTTGGAGACGGCCTGCGGCGTGATCGACAAGTTGACGGCGGCTTCTTGGAACTGCCCCGAGTCCACAGCGGTGACGAAGGTGCGCACGGCGATGAGATCCACGGCGGTCATCCTAGCCGGACAACCATGCGTTGACTGCGACCCGGACCAGCAGGTGTTGCTTACGGTGTTCGGCGTTCAAGTGGACGGCGCTGGTCAACGCAGGGTTGATCAAGCGAGAGGCGGCATCAGCCGCCGAGGTGTGGGAAGAGCGCCCTGAACGGTTCCGCCGTCGCCGCGATGCCCCGGCTGTACGGGGCGTCGAAGTCCCAGATCAGGAAGAGCAGGAAGGCGAACAGGGCGGAGAAGAGGCCGGCGAGGAGCAGTTCGCGCGGCGTACGGCGGATCTGTAGCGCGAAGATCATGCCGATCGTGACCAGGCCCCCGATGATCAGGCCGAACCACACCACGCCCGGCATGGTCGCCCCCACGCTGTCCGCCCGTGAGCTGCGCGCGTCGTCCGCGGCCGCCACCTCGTCGACCAGCGGCTGGTACGCCTGGGCCTCGAAGTCCGACTTCGGTTCGTAGTCGGTCACGTCATGGCGGATCCGGGCCAGGAGATCCGCACCGCGATCGGTGAGTTCCCCCTTGGACTTCATGGCGTCCCACTCCTTGGTGACGACATGGCTGACATATGTGTGGACATCGGCGCGAATACGGTCCCTGACGTCCTCCGGATATACCCGGGCGCGCTCCGAGACCTCGTGCAGGGCCTGGGCCTCGACGCGGACGTGTTCCTGGGCGGCGCCGCGCGCCTCCCAGACGCCCGCGATGGCCAGACCGAGGACGATGGCGTACACGACACCGATCATCATGGTCATGTACTCGATGACGTCCGGGGTCTCCGACGCGTCGTAGTCCGCGCCGGTCCTGCGGTGCCGCAGCAGTGTCACGACGAGCACGACACCGCAAGCGGCCGCCATCGCGAGGGTGAGAACAAGCCATTCCGACAAGGAAACCTCCGGCGGGTCAGCGCGGGCGGAGCGCGGCGACGGCGAGCACCGCGGGCGCCGTGATGAGCAGGGTGAGCGAGACGAGGGACGGGCCGCTGCGGCGCGGCTGCTTACGGGTCGGGGCGTGGTACGCCGGATAGGTCACGGGCGGCGGTGGCTTGGACGTTCTGGTGCGAACGGGAGGCTTCGGCTCCGCCGTCGGCTTCGGGTCCGGCGCGGGCGGCGGGGGCGGGGTGAGGGACGGCGCGGGCTCGGGCGCCTTCGGTGCGGGCGGCGGCGCCAGGGCCTTCGGAGGCGGCGGCGGCTCGGCAGGCGGCGGAGGAGCGGGTGGTGCCGGAGGCGGAGGTGGCGGCGGGGGAGGCGGTGGCGGAGGTGGCGGTGGCGGCGGGGGCTTCGGGCGGTGCGTCGGCCCCGCCGAGCAATCACCTCCCCCCGCCACGGCCACCGCGCCGCCCCCCGAGGACGAACCGCCCTTGCCGATCGACGCGTACGCGCAGTCGGCGGCCACGGCCGCGCCGGTGGTGACGCAGGCGCCGGACAGCAACGCCAGTGCCAGGAGCGTGAGTACACGCGTGGCGACGGACGACAGGACCCGCGAAGTTCCATGCACGACGGAGATCATGGGCGCCGTCCACCCCATGCATGCCGCAACGCGGCGGAATAACCCGAAGGGAGGAGGCGCCACCGCCCTCGAGTTGACGCCGCCCGGCCCGGGAGCCGCACGCCCCGTACACCCGGACCACGTAGAAAAGTTTGCGGACCGATTGAACGCGACGGCCGCCCCCGCCCGTACCTAGGGCCATGTGTGACGCGCAACGGCGCCACAACACCCAAGCGGACAGCGGGAGTTACAGATGCGGCATCCAAGTGGGCGAGCCCCTCGGGCCAGGCGGAGCGCCTCGCTCGTAGCGACGGCTGTGGCCCTGCTGGCGCTGACGGCGGCGTGCGGCCAGGAGAAGGGCGACCAGTCCCCGAACGGCCAGAACGTGGGCAACGAAGCGCCCGCCAAGGGCGACGGATACGGCGCGGGCGACGGATACGGAGCCGACTCCGGCGCCGCGGACGATGGCGCGGGCGCCAAGGCGAAGCCGGCCGGTCAGCTCGCCGTATGGGACAGCAAGAAGCTCGGAAAGGTCGTCACCGACAGTGCGGGCTTCACGCTGTACCGCTTCGACAAGGACACCGCCCAGCCGCCCAAGTCCAACTGCGACGCCGCCTGTCTGAAGCTCTGGCCGGCCGCGCCCGCCGACGGGGCGAAGGCCGCGCCGGGCGTCGACGGCTCCCTGCTCGGCGAGGTCACCGGCGTCGACGGCACCAAGCAGCTCACCATCGACGGCTGGCCGATGTACCGGTACGCGAAGGACACCGAGCCCGGTGACGCCAAGGGCCAGGGCGTCGGCGGCGTCTGGCACGCAGCGGCCCCCGACGGCAAGAAGGCCGCGCCCGCGGCGGCCGGAACCGCCCCCACCGAGAGCGCCCCGGACGGGGCCGCCCCCGCCGACCCCGCGGGCCTGTCCACCCGCAAGGACCCGAAGCTCGGTGAGATCGTCGTCGACAAGAACGGCATGACCGTCTACCGCTTCACCAAGGACTCCGCCTGGCCGATCAAGTCCAACTGCGAGGGCGCCTGCGCCGAGAAGTGGCCCGCCGTCGCCCCCGTCGACAAGGCCGACACCAAGGGCATCGACAAGAAGGGCTACATGACCTACGACCGCCCGGACGGCGGCAAGCAGCAGACGATCGACTGCTGGCCGCTGTACACCTTCGCCGGCGACAAGAAGCCCGGCGACACCAACGGGCAGGGTGTGGGCGGCACTTGGTACGCGGCGAGCCCCGACGGCAAGGCGGTGGGCGCCCCCCGATAACCCCCGGACCCCCCACGGTGCACGGCCGGCCGGTCCGTTCCCCCTCCTCCCCACAGAAGGGAAGGGGAACGGACCGGCTTTCGGTGTGGCGTACGGCACTTGCCAAAGGCAGTGACCGAGAACGGACGGCCAATTTCCGTTTTGACTCGCTCCCTTGGCGGACGATCAGTAGCCTCACCCTCGAACAACGGATCGCCCGCGTCACCCCCTATGCCTTGGAGTCTTGATGGAGCGTCCCGCCTGGGCCCCGCTCGGCATCGACATCTCGATGCCCAGCGTTTCCCGCATCTACGACTATTACCTGGGCGGTTCGCACAACTTCGAGGTGGACCGGGAGGCCGGCCGCAAGGCCATGGAGTTCATGCCGGGCCTGCCGAAGATCATGCAGGCCAATCGCGCGTTCATGAGGCGAGCGGTGCGGTACGCCGTCGACCAGGGCGTCACCCAGTTCCTCGACATCGGCTCCGGCATCCCGACCTTCGGCAACGTCCACGAGGTGGCGCAGCAGGCCAGCGACGAGGCGCGCGTCGTGTACGTCGACCACGACCCGGTCGCCGTCGCGCACAGCGAGGCGGTCCTCGACGGCGACGAACGGGCCGCGGTCGTCGCCGCGGACCTGCGCAAGCCCCGGGACATTCTGGGCAGTTCGGAAGTCGACGCGCTCCTCGACCTGGACCGCCCGGTGGCCCTGCTGCTCGTCGCCGTCCTGCACTTCGTCGAGGACGCGTACGATCCGTACGCGGCGGTCGCCGAACTGCGGGACGCCCTCGCGCCCGGCAGCCTGATCGTCGTCACCCACGCCTCGTACGAAGGGATCCCGGTTCCCCCCGAGCAGGCCGACGGCACGGTCGGTGTATACAAGGACATCCGCAATCCACTGATCATGCGCTCGCGCGACGAGATCGCGCGGTTCTTCGAGGGATACGACATGGTGGAACCCGGCCTGGTGCCGATGCCGCACTGGCGGCCCGACACGGCGCCCGACGAGGAGGACCCGTACTCCTTCTCGGGGTTCGCGGGCGTGGGACAGAAGCGTTGAGCGCCGAGCCGGACGGGCCGGAGGGAAGACTCCGCAGGTTCGCCACCATCTGGAGCCGTGCCATCTTCCCGGTGACGGCGACCTCGCTGACCCGTCCCGAGTTCGAGGAGCAACTGGTGCCGCTCGCCCGGCGGTTGCGCGACGCGCTCCAGGAGCGGTTCTTCGACGCGACGCAGGGCCACGCGGTCGGCGCCGCCCTCATCGACACGCACTGCACCGACCCCGAGGCGCTGAGCCGCACCCTCGACTGTGTCGACGCCTACCTGGTCCTGTACTGCGGCGGCGACGGCTCCCAGGAGGAGCTGCGGGCCCGCAGCTCGCGCATCCAGCACGCGGTGGCGGCCGGTTTCGCCCAGGCGCTGCGCGAGCGCACCCTCGCCGAGCAGGAGGCGATCTCCCGCGCCGCGCTCAGCGCGCGCAGCGCCGTCGCCGAAGCCCTGCACGCGAGCGAGGCACGCTTCAGGGCGGTCTTCCACGGGGCGGCGATCGGCATCGGCATCGCGGGCCTGGACGGCACGATCCTGGAGGTCAACGACGCGCTGGTGCGCATGTTCGGCGGCCTGGAGAGCAATCTGCGCGGACGCAACGCGGCCGAGTGGACACACCCCGACGACTCGCCCCACGTATGGAAGCTGTACGAGGAGCTGGTGCGCGGCGAGCGCGAGCACTACCGCGTGGAGAAGGCCTTCTACCGTCCCGACGGCACGGTCCTGTGGACGAACCTGACCGTCTCACTGCTGCGGGACGCGGACGGACTGCCGCAGTACCAGCTGGCGTTGATGGAGGACACCACGGAGCGCCGGCTGCTCAACCTCCGCCTGCGCTACGAGGCCACCCACGACGCGCTCACCGGTCTGCCCAACCGCACGCTGTTCTTCGAGCGCCTGGAGAAGGCCCTCTCGGCGGGCGAGAACGCCCGGTTCGGCCTCTGCTACCTCGACCTCGACGGCTTCAAGACCGTCAACGACAGCCTCGGGCACGCGGCCGGCGACCGGCTGCTCGTGGAGGTCGCCGACCGGCTCCAGTCCTGCGCGACCGCGCCCGGCGAGATGGTGGCCCGGCTCGGCGGCGACGAGTTCGTGGCGCTCACCACGGGCCCCGACACCGAGACCGAGGTCGACGAGCTCGCCGGGCGCATCATGAACGCCCTCTCCGCCCCGATCCGCGTGGACGGCCGAGAGCTGACGGTGCGCGGCAGCATCGGCATCGTGGAGGGCCCCGCGGGGGAGCGCGGCGCGGCGGAGGTGCTGCGCAGCGCCGACATCACGATGTACCGCGCGAAGTCCGCGGGCGGCAACCGCTACGAGGTCGCCGACCCGGAGGCCGACGCCCGCGCCATCACCCGGCACGGCCTGACCACCGCGCTGCCCGCCGCCCTGGAGCGCGGCGAGTTCTTCATCGAGTACCAGCCGCTGGTGCACCTCGGCGACGGCAGTGTGCGCGGCGCCGAGGCGCTGGTGCGGTGGCTGCACCCGCAGCACGGGATCATCGGCCCCGACCGGTTCATCCCGCTCGCCGAGCACACCGGCCTGATCGTGCCCCTTGGCCGCTGGGTGCTCGAGGAGTCCGTACGGCAGGCCCGCCTCTGGGAGTCGCGTACGCAGGGCGGAGCGGACGCCGCGCCACTGCGGGTCAACGTCAACCTCTCGCCCATGCAGCTCACTCATCCGGGCCTTGTCTCCGACACGGTCGACATCCTGGAGCGCGAGGGCCTCGCGCCGGGCGCGCTCTGCCTGGAAGTCACCGAGTCCGCGTTGATAGGAGCGGACGACGATCTGCTCAAGCCGTTGCGCAGGCTCGCGGAGATGGGCGTCGACATCGCGCTCGACGACTTCGGCACGGGCTACTCCAACCTCGCCAATCTGCGCAGGCTGCCGGTGAGCGTGCTCAAGCTGGACCGCTCCTTCACCCAGGGCATGCAGCACTTCCCGGCCGACCCCGTCGACCTGAAGATCGTCGAGGGGATCGTCGCGCTCGCCCACAGCCTGGACCTCGCGGTCACGGTCGAGGGCGTCGAGACGGGCCATCAGGCGGACCAGCTGCGGGAGCTTGGCTGCGATACTGCTCAGGGCTGGTATTACGCGCGTCCCGGTCCGCCGGACCGCCTGCATGAACTGGCACTGGCGGACGCGGTCGGCTGACCGCCGGGGTGCGGGTCTTCGTGTGGTTGCGCGCGCAGTTCCCCGCGCCCCTGACGGGGCCCGGATGCGCCCCCGTCAGGGGCGCGGGGAACTGCGCGACCAGCCATAACACACCCGCACCCGGCATACGACGCGCACCCCGGAGCTCTTACCCGCCCCCTACCAACAGCATCCGCTGAAGCTCACGCGCAGCCCGCGGCGGCGCCACATCACTGCGGTGCGCCAGCGCGATCGTCCGATGCAGGCTCGGCTGCGAAAGCCGCGTCACCCGCAGATCCGACCCCGACCGCTCCGCCACCATGCGCGGCACGACCGCCACCCCGAGCCCGGCCCGTACGAACCCCAGCACCGCGTCCATCTC is a genomic window containing:
- a CDS encoding EAL domain-containing protein, with amino-acid sequence MSAEPDGPEGRLRRFATIWSRAIFPVTATSLTRPEFEEQLVPLARRLRDALQERFFDATQGHAVGAALIDTHCTDPEALSRTLDCVDAYLVLYCGGDGSQEELRARSSRIQHAVAAGFAQALRERTLAEQEAISRAALSARSAVAEALHASEARFRAVFHGAAIGIGIAGLDGTILEVNDALVRMFGGLESNLRGRNAAEWTHPDDSPHVWKLYEELVRGEREHYRVEKAFYRPDGTVLWTNLTVSLLRDADGLPQYQLALMEDTTERRLLNLRLRYEATHDALTGLPNRTLFFERLEKALSAGENARFGLCYLDLDGFKTVNDSLGHAAGDRLLVEVADRLQSCATAPGEMVARLGGDEFVALTTGPDTETEVDELAGRIMNALSAPIRVDGRELTVRGSIGIVEGPAGERGAAEVLRSADITMYRAKSAGGNRYEVADPEADARAITRHGLTTALPAALERGEFFIEYQPLVHLGDGSVRGAEALVRWLHPQHGIIGPDRFIPLAEHTGLIVPLGRWVLEESVRQARLWESRTQGGADAAPLRVNVNLSPMQLTHPGLVSDTVDILEREGLAPGALCLEVTESALIGADDDLLKPLRRLAEMGVDIALDDFGTGYSNLANLRRLPVSVLKLDRSFTQGMQHFPADPVDLKIVEGIVALAHSLDLAVTVEGVETGHQADQLRELGCDTAQGWYYARPGPPDRLHELALADAVG